A region from the Pantanalinema sp. genome encodes:
- a CDS encoding phosphatase, whose amino-acid sequence MPERSDAIEARLLEWGLAGPVPNSREANLRAIRLLLDGVAFYTFGIERVAQAARRGLLDEAGVVAVMARANGHGSPEAFLGEKGEIRPRSARDGLVEAARLFARVVAQGGTIAFGTGHPGSMISFYNRLAAYARARGARIVQGEVGVPVGVDWVLDYVGDVAVTSDTCGVLHGHATRPMEQVIATWGAGIDLVVGDHGHAGAAINACIPTIAVMDTNDPALAVAKQLGAEPLVVVPLFDNRPNAITARLADLFVEMVEALPAPRLC is encoded by the coding sequence ATGCCTGAGCGGTCCGACGCGATCGAGGCGCGCCTCTTGGAGTGGGGCCTCGCGGGCCCGGTGCCCAACTCGCGCGAGGCCAACCTGAGGGCGATTCGGCTGCTGCTCGACGGGGTGGCCTTCTACACCTTCGGGATCGAGCGGGTCGCCCAGGCCGCCCGGCGAGGCCTCCTGGACGAGGCGGGGGTGGTGGCGGTCATGGCCCGCGCGAACGGCCATGGGAGCCCCGAGGCCTTCCTGGGGGAAAAGGGCGAGATCAGGCCCCGCTCGGCCCGCGACGGCCTGGTGGAGGCCGCTCGCCTCTTCGCCCGGGTGGTGGCGCAGGGCGGGACGATCGCCTTCGGGACGGGCCACCCGGGCAGCATGATCTCGTTCTACAACCGCCTGGCGGCCTACGCCCGCGCGCGCGGCGCCCGGATCGTCCAGGGGGAGGTCGGCGTGCCGGTCGGGGTGGACTGGGTCCTGGACTACGTGGGGGACGTGGCGGTCACCAGCGACACCTGCGGGGTGCTGCACGGCCACGCCACGCGCCCCATGGAGCAGGTGATCGCGACCTGGGGCGCGGGGATCGACCTGGTGGTGGGCGACCACGGCCACGCGGGGGCCGCGATCAACGCCTGCATACCGACCATCGCCGTCATGGACACCAACGATCCGGCACTCGCGGTCGCCAAGCAGCTCGGCGCCGAGCCCCTCGTGGTGGTGCCCCTGTTCGACAACCGCCCGAACGCGATCACCGCCCGGCTCGCCGACCTCTTCGTCGAGATGGTCGAGGCCCTGCCGGCGCCGCGGTTGTGCTAG